A region from the Desulfoglaeba alkanexedens ALDC genome encodes:
- a CDS encoding FtsX-like permease family protein — protein MRERLFLVRLFAWFSLRHLKHHRWRALAVVAGIALGAAVFTSVRIAVRASLHSFVQSMDAVTGTSDGVVVRPGGAVPETLVAPLVRLPEVETASPLITAYVEPEGRGDLPLLLIGIDPILDRPLRHWKASAARAEGKTAWLELMKNPEAILLAEAAARELAASPGETLTLSYGASRKRFRVIGVLESQGLALADGGLMGLVDIATAQEFLGRHGVVDRIDLRAGPGRLQEMEAAVRGILPPGVALDPPGETKESGTAMIEAYEVNLSILSFVSLFVGMFLVYSLVALNATSRRRELAALRSIGASRSALFRLFILEGAFLGLLGWALGIPLGTLLVHQMVRGVSATVTLLFARVRPEGMAPGLWEIGLSFLVTLGVSLLAAYQPAHQAMTVRPREVLKPETGEGGDSRAAGRLFAAGTALIAIVWPLSNLPPVSGIPLAGYLAVFILFCGFAFLSPLFLRRTGGTLAPPLRRIGGEPAFLASRYIRDSGVRVAVSVGALITAVALFTALVIMTHSFRNTVELWVRQTVAGDVFVRPRTAGANDYRDPLPQEAVAMLQAAQESWDVAPYRHFSLHYAGVPYQLEAVAFEDLLRHASFIFCRGDPTEALEQAASGRGVLVSEVFWNRTGLGPGDRFQAMVLGTLIDLPVCGVFRDYRTRGGMVYVSLDHFRHWTGDTHWSGARLFLKDPSEHSRGRIEAFRRSMLLGQGARHGLEVILGTELRREILRIFDETFAITTVLLAMALLVAGLGIATTLTVLVLERSVQLNTLRAVGADASQIRSLIVWEAVFLVSAGVFLGLLCGGVLSVILIHVINRQSFGWTFLYSVDWPTLAASVPAIFLAAVAAVVPAYRRALRQSPASLLREQP, from the coding sequence ATGCGAGAGCGCCTCTTCCTAGTCCGGCTTTTTGCGTGGTTCAGCCTTCGGCACCTGAAACACCACCGGTGGCGCGCCCTGGCCGTCGTGGCGGGCATTGCGCTGGGCGCCGCCGTATTCACCAGCGTTCGGATCGCCGTCCGCGCATCGCTTCATTCCTTTGTCCAGAGCATGGACGCCGTGACCGGGACATCGGACGGGGTGGTCGTCCGTCCGGGAGGTGCCGTTCCCGAAACGTTGGTGGCGCCCCTGGTGCGGCTTCCAGAGGTGGAAACCGCCTCCCCGCTGATCACAGCCTACGTAGAACCTGAAGGAAGGGGCGACCTGCCGCTTCTTCTCATCGGTATCGATCCCATCCTGGACCGCCCGCTTCGACATTGGAAGGCGAGCGCTGCGCGGGCTGAAGGGAAAACGGCCTGGCTCGAACTCATGAAAAACCCGGAGGCGATCCTCCTGGCCGAGGCCGCGGCCCGCGAACTGGCCGCTTCTCCCGGCGAGACCCTGACGCTTTCCTACGGGGCTTCGCGCAAACGGTTCCGCGTGATCGGCGTTCTGGAGTCCCAGGGGCTTGCGCTGGCGGACGGAGGCCTCATGGGCCTTGTGGATATCGCCACAGCTCAGGAATTCCTCGGCCGGCACGGCGTGGTGGACCGGATCGATCTCCGGGCCGGGCCCGGTCGTCTCCAAGAGATGGAAGCGGCCGTCCGCGGGATCCTTCCTCCAGGCGTCGCCTTGGATCCTCCCGGGGAAACAAAGGAGAGCGGGACGGCCATGATCGAAGCCTATGAGGTCAACCTGTCCATTCTGAGCTTCGTTTCCCTCTTTGTGGGCATGTTCTTGGTCTACAGCCTGGTGGCGCTGAATGCGACTTCCCGGCGCCGCGAACTGGCCGCGCTCCGATCTATAGGCGCATCGCGGAGCGCTCTCTTCCGCCTGTTTATCCTCGAAGGTGCCTTCTTGGGGCTTCTGGGGTGGGCTCTGGGGATCCCCCTCGGAACGCTGCTGGTGCACCAGATGGTTCGAGGCGTCAGTGCGACGGTGACCCTGCTTTTCGCCAGGGTGCGGCCCGAGGGGATGGCGCCGGGCCTCTGGGAGATCGGGCTTTCCTTTCTCGTCACCCTGGGCGTGTCGCTGCTTGCGGCCTACCAGCCGGCTCACCAGGCCATGACGGTACGACCCAGGGAAGTTCTGAAGCCGGAAACGGGGGAAGGCGGCGATTCCCGGGCCGCCGGGAGGCTCTTCGCGGCCGGAACCGCCCTCATCGCCATCGTCTGGCCTCTTTCGAACCTCCCGCCCGTTTCCGGGATTCCCCTGGCGGGTTACCTGGCCGTTTTTATCCTCTTTTGCGGGTTCGCCTTCCTTTCCCCGCTGTTTCTGCGGAGAACCGGCGGGACCCTGGCGCCGCCGCTGCGCCGCATCGGAGGGGAACCCGCCTTTCTCGCTTCCCGCTATATCCGGGACTCGGGCGTTCGCGTCGCCGTCTCCGTGGGAGCCCTCATCACGGCGGTGGCCCTCTTCACCGCCCTCGTCATCATGACTCACAGCTTTCGAAACACGGTGGAACTGTGGGTGCGACAAACCGTGGCCGGCGACGTCTTCGTCCGCCCCAGAACGGCGGGCGCCAACGATTACCGCGATCCCCTGCCGCAGGAAGCCGTAGCCATGCTCCAGGCCGCGCAGGAATCCTGGGACGTGGCGCCGTACCGGCACTTTTCCCTTCATTACGCCGGCGTACCGTACCAGCTGGAAGCCGTCGCCTTCGAAGACCTCCTCCGCCACGCCTCGTTCATCTTCTGCCGAGGCGATCCGACCGAAGCCCTGGAACAGGCCGCCTCGGGACGAGGTGTACTGGTTTCCGAGGTCTTCTGGAACCGCACCGGACTCGGCCCGGGCGATCGCTTCCAAGCCATGGTCCTCGGCACGCTCATTGATCTTCCCGTCTGCGGGGTCTTTCGGGACTACCGGACCCGCGGGGGCATGGTCTACGTTTCGCTGGATCATTTCCGACACTGGACCGGCGACACGCATTGGAGCGGCGCGCGGCTCTTTCTGAAGGACCCTTCCGAACACTCCAGGGGGCGAATCGAAGCCTTCCGGCGTTCCATGCTGCTCGGTCAGGGCGCGCGCCATGGTTTGGAGGTCATCTTAGGAACGGAACTTCGTCGGGAAATCCTCAGGATTTTCGACGAGACCTTCGCCATCACCACCGTACTGCTGGCGATGGCGCTCCTGGTGGCCGGCCTCGGCATCGCGACGACCCTCACCGTGCTGGTACTGGAACGGTCGGTACAACTGAATACGCTTCGAGCCGTGGGCGCCGATGCGTCCCAGATCCGTTCGCTCATTGTCTGGGAAGCCGTCTTCCTGGTGTCGGCGGGGGTTTTTCTCGGTCTTCTGTGCGGGGGGGTTCTTTCGGTGATCCTCATCCACGTCATCAACCGGCAGTCCTTCGGCTGGACTTTTCTTTACTCCGTGGACTGGCCGACGCTCGCCGCCTCTGTCCCTGCGATCTTTCTCGCGGCCGTGGCCGCGGTGGTCCCGGCGTACCGAAGGGCCCTCCGCCAATCGCCCGCAAGCCTGTTGAGGGAACAGCCATGA
- a CDS encoding lipocalin-like domain-containing protein, translating into MNPKRESGWDRRRSAFLFVLLAVVLCFPRPSGTRQPDAESYRSVTGSCGLEFPSDHGAHPDFRTEWWYYTGNLFSDRNEPFGFQLTFFRHRFVPPAEDVNRPENASRWRARHLFFAHAALTDGAAGRFLYDERTYRGVLGLAGAEWDGETLRIHLNDWSAVIEGNRHRLSAASEDFALDLELFAEKPPALHGDRGVSLKGSTPERASCYYSLTWLRAEGSIDCRGRRIPVSGTAWMDHEFSSAALEPGLVGWDWFSLQFNDRTELMIYLLRKADGRFHPASSGSFVDVYGNVRHLERDHIRVDVLSTWKSPRSGAVYPIRRRLRIPELSMDLELNPRLSDQELETTESTGVTYWEGSVTVTGISRGAPVSGTGYMELTGYAEPLDAPL; encoded by the coding sequence ATGAACCCGAAAAGAGAAAGCGGCTGGGACCGGAGGCGCTCCGCCTTCCTTTTCGTGCTGCTCGCCGTGGTGCTGTGCTTCCCTCGGCCGTCCGGCACTCGGCAGCCGGACGCGGAATCCTACCGGTCCGTCACCGGCTCCTGCGGCCTGGAGTTTCCCAGCGACCATGGTGCTCACCCCGACTTCCGCACCGAATGGTGGTATTACACGGGAAACCTGTTTTCCGACCGGAACGAACCCTTCGGCTTTCAGCTTACCTTTTTCCGGCACCGATTCGTGCCCCCCGCGGAAGACGTGAACCGCCCGGAAAACGCTTCCCGCTGGAGGGCGCGGCACCTCTTTTTCGCTCATGCCGCGCTGACCGACGGCGCGGCCGGAAGATTTCTTTACGATGAACGGACCTACCGGGGCGTGTTGGGGCTCGCCGGAGCCGAATGGGACGGGGAAACGCTCCGGATCCACCTGAACGATTGGTCCGCCGTCATTGAAGGGAACCGGCACCGGCTGAGCGCCGCTTCGGAGGACTTCGCCCTGGATCTTGAGCTGTTCGCTGAAAAGCCGCCCGCGCTCCACGGCGACCGCGGCGTCAGCCTGAAGGGCAGCACACCGGAACGGGCCAGCTGTTATTATTCGCTCACGTGGCTTCGAGCGGAAGGAAGCATCGACTGCCGGGGCCGCCGCATTCCCGTTTCCGGAACGGCCTGGATGGACCACGAATTCAGTTCGGCGGCCCTGGAACCGGGACTCGTGGGCTGGGACTGGTTCAGCCTGCAATTCAACGATCGGACGGAGTTGATGATTTATCTGCTTCGCAAGGCGGACGGCCGGTTTCACCCGGCATCCAGCGGCTCTTTCGTCGATGTTTACGGAAACGTCCGGCACCTGGAGCGGGACCATATCCGGGTGGATGTCCTGTCGACGTGGAAGAGTCCGCGTTCCGGGGCGGTCTATCCCATCCGCCGGCGGTTGCGGATCCCGGAACTTTCCATGGATCTTGAATTGAACCCTCGACTTTCGGACCAAGAACTGGAAACGACCGAAAGCACGGGGGTGACTTATTGGGAAGGAAGCGTCACGGTGACGGGGATATCCCGTGGCGCACCGGTTTCCGGAACGGGTTATATGGAACTCACCGGTTATGCGGAACCCCTCGACGCGCCGCTTTGA
- a CDS encoding DUF3124 domain-containing protein yields the protein MNIRWRLFLLGVLAFTITALAWIHPIPCYGETVRSAGQTLYVPAYSHVYHGDKGKTFNLTVTLSVRNADTKASFHLTAVDYYSSKGRLTRNYLEKPVLLGPLESTYFIVGESDVSGGGEPCFIVRWKSDKKINPPVIEAVMIGASSSQGISFVCPARVIEE from the coding sequence ATGAACATTCGATGGCGTTTGTTTCTGTTGGGGGTTCTCGCATTCACGATCACTGCCCTGGCCTGGATCCATCCGATCCCCTGCTATGGGGAGACCGTCCGTTCCGCCGGACAGACCCTCTACGTGCCCGCCTATTCCCACGTCTACCACGGCGATAAGGGAAAAACCTTCAACCTCACGGTCACGTTGAGCGTCCGGAACGCCGATACGAAAGCGTCGTTCCATCTGACGGCCGTCGATTATTACAGTTCGAAAGGCCGGCTCACGCGCAACTATCTGGAAAAACCCGTCTTGTTGGGCCCTTTGGAGTCCACGTACTTCATCGTGGGGGAATCGGACGTGAGCGGGGGAGGGGAGCCCTGCTTCATCGTCCGCTGGAAATCGGACAAGAAAATCAACCCGCCCGTGATCGAGGCGGTGATGATCGGAGCGTCTTCCTCCCAGGGGATTTCCTTCGTGTGCCCGGCGCGGGTCATCGAGGAATGA
- a CDS encoding mechanosensitive ion channel family protein, whose protein sequence is MEAFLKQGQSLLIAAGIAVGAVALGVAISALIMTILTSFARRSPSPFLQSLSRHVRLPLRLIFPIVTVSAVLPFLKMQPEVLQMFRHVLTVFLIGSVALLAAKLVYVTEEFILAHYYLDPGDNLEARKIYTQVQFFRKAAVIIIGVIAVALILMSFGRVRQVGTTILTSAGIIGIVIGLAAQRSISMFLGSLQLALTQPLRIDDVVIVDGEWGRVEEITLTYVVVRIWDLRRLVVPITYFIERPFQNWTRVSADLLGTVFLYVDYCVPVSAVREELHRILKESKWWDGKVWNLQVTNATERCVELRALMSASDASTAWDLRCHVRERLLEFIQARYPEALPRFRAEIRESSAEPGGGLRAPEAASPGMR, encoded by the coding sequence ATGGAAGCCTTCCTCAAGCAGGGCCAGAGCCTGCTCATCGCCGCCGGCATCGCGGTCGGGGCAGTGGCACTGGGTGTGGCGATCTCCGCTCTTATCATGACCATTCTGACCTCCTTCGCGCGGCGAAGCCCCAGTCCCTTTCTCCAGTCGCTTTCCCGGCACGTGCGGTTGCCGCTCAGGCTGATCTTCCCCATCGTCACGGTGAGTGCGGTTCTGCCGTTTCTGAAGATGCAGCCTGAAGTCCTCCAGATGTTCCGACACGTATTGACGGTGTTTTTGATCGGATCCGTGGCCTTGCTTGCGGCCAAGCTGGTTTACGTGACCGAGGAATTCATCCTGGCCCACTACTACCTGGACCCCGGCGACAACCTGGAAGCCCGGAAAATCTACACGCAGGTTCAGTTTTTCCGAAAAGCGGCCGTTATCATTATCGGGGTGATCGCCGTCGCGCTGATCCTCATGAGCTTCGGCCGGGTCCGCCAGGTGGGGACCACGATCCTCACTTCGGCCGGCATCATCGGTATCGTCATCGGTCTGGCGGCCCAGCGTTCCATCTCCATGTTCCTGGGGTCGCTCCAGCTCGCCCTGACCCAGCCGCTTCGCATCGACGACGTGGTCATCGTGGACGGCGAATGGGGCCGAGTGGAAGAAATCACCCTCACGTACGTGGTGGTGAGGATCTGGGATCTGAGGCGGCTGGTCGTGCCCATCACGTATTTCATCGAACGGCCGTTCCAGAACTGGACGCGGGTTTCGGCGGATTTGCTGGGAACCGTGTTCCTCTACGTGGACTACTGCGTCCCCGTTTCAGCCGTCCGCGAGGAACTCCACCGGATCCTCAAGGAATCCAAATGGTGGGATGGAAAAGTCTGGAATCTTCAGGTCACCAACGCCACCGAACGGTGTGTGGAACTGCGGGCGCTCATGAGCGCCTCCGACGCCTCCACGGCATGGGACCTGCGGTGCCACGTGAGGGAAAGACTCCTGGAATTCATCCAGGCGCGGTATCCCGAAGCGCTTCCGCGGTTCCGCGCGGAAATTCGGGAATCATCCGCGGAACCGGGCGGCGGACTCAGGGCCCCGGAAGCGGCGTCCCCCGGGATGCGTTGA
- a CDS encoding DUF5752 family protein, whose translation MQEAFAVKDCALIAIATGEKAQDLRELRDRLHETPSGCIYYHFWGGLLRPRFDDPEYQNDFAAWVRHGLHEPVLAERLAIIDPTEYRDIEDLRRELIDAVEERLYESEFASWMRARKTFHFMRSQIVVFDTMIRVSNPDELGIIIPHLTLGSIFYHFIDARRRTETGRNDFTEWLRGFDGPYVELADRIADVDPYFTSLTDLRRDLAAVFHNAGLQEEAS comes from the coding sequence ATGCAGGAAGCCTTCGCCGTCAAAGATTGTGCCCTCATCGCCATCGCCACGGGCGAAAAGGCCCAGGACCTTCGCGAGCTCCGCGACCGCCTCCATGAAACCCCCTCGGGGTGCATCTACTACCATTTCTGGGGCGGGCTCCTTCGCCCGCGTTTCGACGACCCCGAATACCAGAACGATTTCGCCGCCTGGGTGCGCCACGGACTCCACGAACCCGTGCTGGCCGAGCGGCTCGCCATCATCGATCCCACCGAATACAGGGACATAGAAGATCTCCGTCGCGAACTGATCGATGCCGTGGAAGAACGGCTCTACGAAAGCGAGTTCGCATCCTGGATGCGGGCCAGGAAAACGTTTCATTTCATGCGGAGCCAGATCGTGGTCTTCGATACCATGATCCGGGTGAGCAACCCCGACGAACTGGGCATCATCATTCCGCACCTGACTCTCGGAAGCATCTTCTACCACTTCATCGATGCGAGACGCCGAACGGAAACCGGCCGGAACGACTTCACCGAATGGCTTCGCGGTTTCGACGGCCCGTACGTGGAGCTGGCGGATCGAATCGCGGACGTCGACCCCTACTTCACCTCCCTTACCGACCTGAGACGTGATCTGGCCGCGGTCTTCCATAACGCGGGCCTTCAAGAGGAGGCGTCATGA
- the rfaE2 gene encoding D-glycero-beta-D-manno-heptose 1-phosphate adenylyltransferase codes for MKAREKVKTLDELRPALAEARRKGRRVVFTNGCFDLLHTGHLRYLEAAGALGDVLVVGVNSDRSVRHIKGPRRPVVGESDRSELVAGLHCVDYVVLFDTPDPLPLIQAISPDVLVKGADWAMEDIVGGDWVRARGGRVERVPLVAGMSTTRLIQSVLEAYGASPEPCGPRASGD; via the coding sequence ATGAAGGCAAGAGAAAAGGTCAAAACGCTTGACGAGCTGCGGCCGGCCCTCGCCGAGGCTCGAAGGAAGGGCCGCCGCGTGGTTTTCACCAACGGCTGTTTCGACCTCCTGCACACGGGGCACCTCCGCTATTTGGAAGCGGCCGGGGCGCTGGGCGACGTTCTGGTGGTGGGCGTCAACAGCGACCGATCGGTCCGGCACATCAAGGGACCGCGGCGCCCGGTGGTGGGAGAAAGCGATCGAAGCGAGCTGGTGGCCGGACTCCACTGCGTGGATTACGTGGTGCTTTTCGACACGCCCGACCCGCTGCCCCTCATTCAAGCCATCTCACCGGACGTTCTGGTCAAGGGGGCCGACTGGGCCATGGAAGACATCGTGGGGGGCGATTGGGTGCGGGCGCGCGGCGGGCGTGTGGAGCGGGTGCCGCTGGTTGCCGGAATGTCCACGACCCGCCTGATCCAGAGCGTTCTCGAAGCCTACGGCGCCTCGCCCGAACCGTGCGGTCCCCGCGCTTCAGGCGACTGA
- a CDS encoding TraB/GumN family protein — protein sequence MAPFMSEKDIHRLQFEDKEILLVGTAHVSLESAELVEEIIREERPDTVSVELCRARYQALTDESRWRNTDLVDVIRQKKAFLLLSNLILAYFQRKIGNRLGIRPGEEIRRAVAAAQEAGAQVHLADRDIRITLARTWRRMGFLAKLRLLGQLISSSGELESIDREDVERLKRMDVLETVLTEVGRSFPEIKETLIDERDLYLAHRIRTAPGRKIVAVVGAGHVPGILEAWERPVDIEALETIPPKGRAAGVVKWGLPLLILALIALGFVKAGTATGTHMIRWWVLANGVLAGLGAALALAHPLSILSAVAAAPFTSLNPMIAAGWVSGLVEALLKKPKVRDFESLPEDIGSLKGFWRNRITRVLLVVVFTNIGSSVGTFMAIPIMMRLLA from the coding sequence GTGGCACCTTTCATGTCGGAAAAGGACATTCACCGCCTGCAATTCGAGGACAAGGAGATTCTGCTGGTGGGAACGGCGCACGTTTCCCTGGAAAGCGCCGAGCTCGTCGAAGAGATCATCCGGGAAGAACGGCCGGATACGGTCTCCGTGGAACTGTGCCGGGCGCGCTACCAGGCGCTCACCGACGAGAGCCGCTGGCGGAACACGGACCTGGTGGACGTGATTCGCCAGAAGAAGGCGTTTCTGCTGCTTTCCAACCTGATTCTCGCCTACTTCCAGCGGAAGATCGGAAACAGGCTCGGCATCCGCCCGGGCGAAGAAATCCGCCGCGCGGTGGCGGCCGCTCAAGAAGCGGGCGCGCAGGTGCACCTGGCGGACCGGGACATCCGCATCACCCTCGCCCGCACGTGGCGCCGGATGGGCTTTCTGGCCAAGCTGCGCCTCCTGGGCCAGCTGATTTCCTCTTCGGGGGAACTGGAATCCATCGACCGGGAGGACGTGGAAAGACTGAAACGGATGGACGTCCTGGAAACCGTCCTCACGGAAGTGGGCCGGTCTTTTCCGGAAATCAAGGAAACCCTCATCGATGAACGGGATCTGTACCTGGCTCACCGGATACGGACCGCACCGGGGCGGAAGATCGTGGCCGTGGTGGGAGCCGGCCATGTGCCGGGCATCTTGGAAGCCTGGGAGCGCCCGGTGGATATCGAGGCGCTGGAAACAATCCCGCCGAAGGGCCGTGCGGCGGGGGTCGTCAAGTGGGGCCTGCCGCTGCTCATCCTGGCGCTGATCGCGCTGGGATTCGTCAAGGCCGGAACGGCCACCGGCACGCACATGATCCGATGGTGGGTCCTGGCCAACGGAGTCCTGGCGGGCCTGGGGGCCGCCTTGGCGCTGGCTCACCCGCTCAGCATCCTGTCCGCCGTGGCCGCCGCCCCCTTCACCTCCCTCAATCCCATGATCGCCGCGGGCTGGGTTTCCGGCCTGGTCGAAGCCTTGCTCAAGAAACCCAAGGTCAGGGATTTCGAAAGCCTGCCGGAAGATATCGGGTCCTTGAAGGGGTTCTGGCGGAACCGCATCACCCGGGTCCTCCTGGTGGTCGTCTTCACGAACATCGGAAGTTCCGTGGGGACCTTCATGGCGATCCCCATCATGATGCGCCTGCTGGCCTGA
- a CDS encoding glycosyltransferase, producing MSSLLERYEEIVGTEVIHQLRQLAEPLKGVRTVHVNSTREGGGVAEILHRLVPLKQELGIHASWEVIEGNAAFYKCTKRMHNAFQGTPVEIPPGLLENYETINEENAGKLRPALQDSDLVFIHDPQPAGLLRYFSERKGKWIWRCHIDASRPHRPVWKYLKRFVRGYDASIWSLAEFAQPLPHPMYVIAPSIDPISEKNADVSAEEIQDTYSRWNLDPKRPIITQVSRFDRFKDPVGVIQAYRMVRGFIPVQLVLAGGGATDDPEGGEVLEEVKLAAGDDPDIHILELPPDAHREINAIQRVSTIILQKSTREGFGLTVTEAMWKGKPVIGGDTGGIRLQVINHHTGFRVNSPEGAALRIRYLLKNRDKLREMGHKARQFALENFLITRHLREYLTLMLAIMYEHEERIELQPAEYRSTV from the coding sequence ATGAGCAGCCTGCTGGAACGCTACGAGGAAATCGTCGGAACCGAAGTGATCCATCAGTTGCGCCAGTTGGCCGAACCTCTGAAAGGCGTCCGAACCGTTCACGTTAATTCCACCCGGGAAGGCGGAGGCGTCGCCGAGATTCTCCATCGGCTGGTTCCGCTGAAACAGGAACTGGGGATCCACGCGTCCTGGGAAGTCATCGAGGGGAACGCCGCATTCTACAAGTGCACCAAGCGGATGCACAACGCCTTCCAGGGAACCCCGGTGGAAATCCCCCCGGGACTGCTCGAAAACTACGAAACCATCAACGAAGAAAACGCGGGAAAGCTCAGGCCTGCCCTGCAGGACTCGGACCTGGTCTTCATTCACGATCCACAGCCCGCGGGGCTGCTGCGTTATTTTTCCGAAAGGAAAGGCAAGTGGATCTGGCGGTGCCACATCGACGCCAGCCGGCCGCACCGGCCCGTGTGGAAGTACCTGAAGCGGTTCGTTCGCGGCTACGACGCGAGCATCTGGTCGCTCGCCGAATTCGCCCAGCCGCTTCCGCATCCCATGTACGTCATTGCACCCAGCATCGATCCCATCAGCGAAAAGAACGCCGATGTTTCGGCGGAAGAAATCCAGGACACCTACAGCCGGTGGAACCTGGATCCCAAGCGGCCCATCATCACCCAGGTTTCCCGCTTCGACCGCTTCAAGGATCCCGTGGGCGTGATCCAGGCGTACCGAATGGTTCGCGGCTTCATTCCCGTTCAGTTAGTGCTGGCCGGAGGCGGTGCCACAGACGATCCCGAAGGCGGGGAGGTGCTCGAAGAAGTGAAGCTGGCCGCAGGAGACGATCCTGACATTCACATCCTGGAACTGCCCCCCGACGCCCACCGGGAAATCAACGCCATCCAGCGCGTTTCCACCATCATCCTCCAGAAATCCACCCGGGAGGGCTTCGGGCTCACCGTGACCGAAGCCATGTGGAAAGGCAAGCCCGTGATTGGAGGCGACACGGGAGGCATCCGCCTGCAGGTGATCAATCATCACACCGGGTTCCGAGTGAATTCACCGGAAGGCGCGGCGCTTCGCATCCGCTATCTTCTGAAAAACCGCGACAAACTGCGGGAAATGGGTCACAAGGCCCGCCAGTTCGCCCTGGAGAATTTCCTCATCACCCGCCACCTCCGGGAATACCTGACCCTCATGCTGGCCATCATGTACGAACACGAAGAGCGAATCGAGCTCCAGCCGGCTGAGTACAGGTCCACAGTATAA
- a CDS encoding tRNA (cytidine(34)-2'-O)-methyltransferase, with product MAGPEIPSNSLQLTELAGRPPVQVAIVEPEIPQNTGNVARTCAATHTPLHLIEPLGFRLTDRYLKRAGLDYWPHVDLTVYPDLESFRRRLSGCRFVYFSTHGTRVFHDFRFHPGDCLVFGSETRGLPPGLLRTEPRHVLTLPIDRSRVRSLNLATAVGVALFEALRQMPCAHRPLADPAVTRLPPDEEPRENLGAR from the coding sequence GTGGCCGGTCCCGAAATTCCAAGCAATTCGCTTCAGCTGACCGAGCTTGCAGGACGGCCGCCGGTGCAGGTGGCGATCGTCGAACCGGAGATTCCCCAGAACACGGGAAACGTGGCGCGCACGTGCGCCGCGACCCACACGCCGCTGCACCTGATCGAGCCCCTTGGGTTTCGACTCACCGACCGCTATCTCAAGCGCGCAGGGCTTGATTACTGGCCCCATGTGGACCTCACCGTTTATCCGGACCTGGAAAGTTTTCGCCGGCGCCTGTCCGGCTGCCGTTTCGTATATTTTTCGACCCACGGAACCCGGGTTTTCCACGATTTTCGGTTTCATCCGGGGGACTGCCTGGTTTTCGGTTCGGAAACGCGGGGATTGCCGCCGGGACTGCTCCGGACGGAGCCCCGGCACGTGCTGACCCTTCCCATCGACCGCAGCCGCGTGCGCAGCCTGAATCTGGCGACGGCGGTGGGCGTCGCCTTGTTCGAAGCTTTGCGGCAGATGCCTTGCGCCCATCGCCCGTTGGCGGATCCGGCGGTCACGCGCCTTCCGCCGGACGAGGAACCCCGGGAAAACCTTGGAGCGCGATGA
- a CDS encoding ABC transporter ATP-binding protein, which translates to MKNLPETGAWEDPVISARGLTRLYLLGNTEVVGLDGVSVDIRRGELVVLKGDSGSGKSTFLSLVAALDRPTRGELTVAGYRLDRATERDLTVFRREVTGMVFQNFNLLPTLTLLENVCLPALLAGRPEKEVRAKAMEWIHWMHLAPRTDHLPSQLSGGECQRAAIARALINDPAVILADEPTGNLDSRNGRVVVELLATLNREFRRTVLIATHSTMADPYATVQLYLRDGRIVDRACESASS; encoded by the coding sequence ATGAAGAACCTTCCCGAAACCGGCGCTTGGGAAGACCCGGTCATCTCGGCCCGGGGCCTCACCCGCCTGTACCTATTGGGAAACACAGAAGTGGTCGGCCTGGACGGGGTCTCCGTGGACATCCGCCGGGGCGAACTGGTGGTGCTCAAAGGCGACAGCGGTTCGGGCAAGAGTACGTTTTTATCGCTTGTGGCGGCCCTGGACCGCCCGACCCGGGGGGAACTCACCGTTGCCGGCTACCGGCTGGATCGGGCGACGGAACGGGACCTCACCGTCTTCCGCCGGGAAGTGACGGGCATGGTCTTTCAGAACTTCAACCTGCTTCCGACCCTCACCCTCCTGGAAAACGTCTGCCTTCCGGCCCTGCTGGCCGGGCGCCCGGAAAAGGAAGTCCGGGCGAAGGCCATGGAGTGGATCCACTGGATGCACCTCGCGCCTCGAACCGATCACCTTCCGTCCCAGCTTTCCGGCGGCGAATGTCAGCGCGCGGCCATCGCCCGGGCGCTCATCAATGATCCCGCCGTCATTCTGGCCGATGAACCCACGGGCAACCTGGACAGCCGGAACGGCCGCGTGGTCGTGGAACTCCTGGCGACATTGAACCGGGAATTTCGGCGCACCGTCCTCATCGCCACCCACAGCACCATGGCCGACCCCTACGCCACCGTGCAACTCTATCTTCGAGACGGGAGGATCGTCGATCGCGCATGCGAGAGCGCCTCTTCCTAG